TAAAAATCTTATATCAGTTGTTTATATAATTTTCTATATCTCTAATATTATTTTTAAATTTGTATAAAAGTTCTTTTTGTTTGCTATTTTCACTGATTAATTTGATATGGTTTTCAATATTTTTTGGAATATTTCCCGTTGCATATTTTGACAATGTTCTATCA
Above is a genomic segment from Thiovulum sp. ES containing:
- a CDS encoding Helix-turn-helix protein (PFAM: Helix-turn-helix~IMG reference gene:2508610696_SP), which produces MEQKEENLVKKTCRELGITQKELAEKIGLSDRTLSKYATGNIPKNIENHIKLISENSKQKELLYKFKNNIRDIENYINN